In a single window of the Niabella ginsenosidivorans genome:
- the kdsB gene encoding 3-deoxy-manno-octulosonate cytidylyltransferase, with translation MKEQKVIAVIPARYAATRFPAKLMQQLGQYPVIVHTYNAVVKSNLFSEVFVVTDSDIIYKEIIQRGGKAIMSMAAHESGTDRIAEAVRDMDVDVIVNVQGDEPFMQTEPLQKIVALFRSDAVQVGSLMRKFGSEEEAQNPNAVKVVTGKNGKALYFSRSIIPYNRDQKAGVAYYLHIGVYAFRKEALLKFTTWPQSILEQTEKLEQLRFLENGVDIYMATTTYQTVAIDTPEDLEKAAAILNQ, from the coding sequence ATGAAAGAACAAAAAGTGATCGCAGTCATTCCCGCAAGATATGCTGCTACGCGGTTCCCGGCCAAACTGATGCAGCAATTAGGGCAGTACCCTGTGATTGTGCACACCTACAATGCCGTTGTAAAAAGCAACCTGTTTTCGGAGGTGTTTGTGGTAACGGACAGCGATATTATTTATAAAGAAATTATTCAACGGGGCGGCAAGGCTATCATGAGTATGGCCGCGCATGAAAGCGGAACGGACCGTATTGCGGAAGCGGTACGGGATATGGACGTGGATGTGATTGTGAATGTGCAGGGCGATGAGCCTTTTATGCAAACCGAACCGCTGCAAAAAATTGTAGCGCTTTTCCGGTCAGACGCTGTTCAGGTGGGTTCATTGATGCGGAAATTTGGCAGTGAAGAGGAGGCACAGAACCCGAATGCGGTAAAAGTGGTAACAGGTAAGAACGGGAAAGCCCTGTATTTCAGCCGAAGCATAATTCCTTATAACCGGGATCAGAAAGCCGGGGTGGCCTATTACCTGCATATTGGTGTTTATGCATTTAGAAAAGAAGCCTTGTTAAAGTTTACAACCTGGCCGCAAAGCATACTGGAGCAGACTGAAAAGCTGGAACAGCTGCGGTTTTTGGAAAACGGGGTGGATATCTATATGGCAACAACCACTTATCAGACAGTGGCGATCGATACTCCGGAAGACCTCGAAAAAGCCGCTGCTATCCTGAACCAATAA
- a CDS encoding sterol desaturase family protein, whose translation MDKVIAYFSTLEQRPLERMGLLVGGMLIFWILEGVIPLYHLKYRKTKFAHALVNFGFTVLHLVIHTALAVVIVVLSDWCLHAQFGLVYWLHASVAGAVLIGVLALDFSSWLVHWIMHKQPWLWRYHLIHHSDNKVDVTTGLRHHPGDSLLRGIFFLLLIFVSGAPMYSVMIYQTLVVVTTAFTHANIRLHSKLDKALSYVLVSPNMHKVHHHWKQPYTDSNYGAVFSIWDRLLGTYKELDPSKIKYGLDRYYDNTRDEDFLALLKDPFIKKETAETEVPGNARKGIA comes from the coding sequence ATGGATAAAGTAATTGCCTATTTTTCAACACTGGAACAACGTCCACTGGAGCGGATGGGACTACTGGTTGGCGGAATGCTGATCTTTTGGATACTGGAAGGGGTCATTCCACTGTATCATCTGAAATACCGGAAAACAAAATTTGCTCATGCGCTGGTAAATTTCGGTTTTACCGTCCTGCATCTGGTCATCCATACTGCATTGGCAGTGGTGATAGTAGTGCTGTCTGATTGGTGCCTTCATGCACAATTCGGGTTGGTATACTGGCTGCATGCCAGTGTAGCGGGCGCTGTGCTTATTGGTGTGCTGGCGTTGGATTTCAGCAGTTGGCTGGTACACTGGATAATGCACAAACAACCCTGGCTGTGGCGGTATCATTTAATACATCATAGTGATAATAAAGTGGATGTTACCACAGGCCTGAGGCATCATCCCGGCGATAGCCTGTTACGGGGCATCTTTTTTCTTTTATTGATTTTTGTTAGCGGCGCCCCTATGTACAGCGTCATGATCTATCAGACACTGGTAGTGGTTACCACCGCCTTTACACATGCCAACATCCGGCTTCATTCAAAGCTGGACAAAGCATTGAGCTATGTACTGGTTTCACCCAATATGCATAAAGTGCATCATCACTGGAAACAACCTTATACAGACAGTAACTATGGTGCCGTGTTTTCTATATGGGACCGGCTGCTGGGCACCTATAAAGAGCTGGATCCCTCAAAAATAAAATACGGGCTGGACCGGTATTATGATAACACCCGGGACGAAGACTTTTTAGCGTTGTTAAAAGATCCTTTTATTAAAAAAGAAACTGCAGAAACAGAGGTGCCCGGCAATGCCCGCAAAGGAATAGCTTAA
- a CDS encoding putative signal transducing protein, with translation MDYVIASTYNNYIEAHLAMGNLQSESINCWLKDENTVTIDPILTNAVGGIKLMVAQPQIGRALDILKNTKKEYQQQHPCPHCGSTNVEYVSTPKKASNWLGTLINLLLGIGAPLPVDKVHHCFDCGYEYEAQ, from the coding sequence ATGGACTATGTGATTGCCAGCACCTACAATAATTATATAGAAGCGCATCTTGCAATGGGCAATTTGCAGAGTGAAAGCATTAACTGCTGGCTGAAGGATGAAAATACGGTAACCATCGATCCCATACTGACCAATGCTGTAGGAGGAATAAAATTAATGGTGGCACAGCCACAGATCGGAAGAGCGTTGGATATTTTAAAGAATACAAAAAAAGAATACCAGCAGCAACATCCCTGCCCCCATTGCGGTTCCACCAACGTGGAGTATGTGAGCACGCCCAAAAAAGCGTCCAACTGGCTGGGCACCCTTATAAATCTCCTGTTAGGCATAGGAGCACCTTTGCCGGTAGATAAGGTACACCATTGTTTTGATTGCGGGTATGAATATGAAGCACAATAG
- the metE gene encoding 5-methyltetrahydropteroyltriglutamate--homocysteine S-methyltransferase, whose translation MQTHNLGYPRIGSNRELKKACEQYWAGKIEAAQLEQVAREIRSNHWQLQKDAGIDWIPVNDFSFYDQVLDTCLMTGAIPERYHPLIEKEHLKTIDLLFAMARGYQKNGYDLTAMEMTKWFDTNYHYIVPEFKKDQKFSFFNSKVTDQFIEAKKAGYNSKPVLTGPVTFLLLGKEKEEGFHRIDLLKNLLPVYFEVLEKLDASGAYYVQLDEPCLTLDLTQKEQQALVTAYTAMQQRFPNLKIILANYFDCFGANLSTALSLPVQVLHLDLVRCPSQLEDILAVPDFIRARTHLSLGIVDGRNIWKNNFKQSLSLIQKAQQKIGADRIWLAPSCSLLHTPCDLDLETDERHLTAEIKQWMAFAQQKLAEVASLKQIAADPETPASKTLLEANIRCIESRRSSALIHNQQVKQRVAAITEADARRNSSFTARKEKQQQEFRLPLFPTTTIGSFPQTKEIRAWRAQWKKQQLSDTEYDRLLKEAAQEAIRWQEEAGLDVLVHGEFERNDMVEYFGEQLAGFAFTQNGWVQSYGSRCVKPPVIYGDIYRPAPMTVEWSRYAQSLTRKWVKGMLTGPVTILQWSFVRDDQPRSVTGDQIALAIRDEVIDLEKAGIKIIQIDEPAIREGLPLRKENRREYLDWAVRAFRIAASGVQDATQIHTHMCYSEFNDIINNIADMDADVITIETSRSQMELLDAFATFAYPNDIGPGVYDIHSPRVPSKQEMVALIEKALHYIPAERLWVNPDCGLKTRGWKETKRALTEMVNAAKTLREKIQHPVLQ comes from the coding sequence ATGCAAACACACAATCTGGGCTACCCGCGTATTGGTAGTAACCGGGAACTGAAAAAAGCCTGCGAACAATATTGGGCCGGCAAAATTGAAGCAGCACAACTGGAGCAGGTGGCCCGTGAAATAAGGTCAAATCACTGGCAATTACAGAAGGATGCCGGTATTGACTGGATCCCTGTAAATGATTTTTCCTTTTATGACCAGGTACTGGACACCTGCCTGATGACTGGTGCCATCCCGGAACGGTATCACCCGTTAATTGAAAAGGAACATCTGAAAACGATCGACCTGCTTTTTGCAATGGCAAGAGGATATCAAAAGAACGGGTATGACCTTACTGCCATGGAAATGACCAAGTGGTTCGATACCAACTACCATTATATTGTTCCTGAGTTTAAAAAAGACCAGAAATTCTCTTTTTTTAACAGCAAGGTTACTGATCAGTTCATCGAAGCTAAAAAGGCCGGCTACAATTCCAAACCCGTTTTAACAGGGCCTGTTACTTTTTTATTGCTGGGTAAAGAAAAAGAAGAAGGCTTTCACCGGATCGACCTGCTGAAAAATCTTTTACCCGTATATTTTGAAGTGCTGGAAAAACTGGACGCCAGCGGCGCTTATTATGTGCAACTGGATGAGCCCTGCCTGACGCTGGATCTTACCCAAAAGGAACAGCAGGCGCTGGTAACGGCTTACACCGCTATGCAGCAACGGTTCCCTAACCTGAAGATCATCCTGGCCAATTATTTTGATTGTTTCGGGGCCAATCTCTCAACCGCTTTATCGCTTCCCGTGCAGGTGCTGCACCTGGACCTAGTGCGCTGTCCTTCCCAGCTGGAAGATATCCTGGCGGTACCGGATTTTATCAGAGCAAGAACCCATTTGTCCCTGGGCATTGTGGATGGAAGAAATATCTGGAAGAATAATTTTAAACAATCCCTGTCACTGATCCAAAAAGCCCAGCAAAAAATAGGGGCAGACCGCATCTGGCTGGCGCCATCCTGTTCCCTGCTGCATACTCCCTGCGACCTGGATCTGGAAACTGATGAAAGGCATCTTACCGCTGAAATAAAACAGTGGATGGCCTTTGCCCAACAAAAGCTGGCGGAGGTAGCGTCCCTGAAGCAGATTGCTGCGGACCCTGAAACCCCCGCCTCAAAAACGCTGCTGGAAGCCAACATCCGGTGCATTGAAAGCCGCCGCAGCTCCGCGTTGATCCATAACCAGCAGGTAAAGCAACGCGTAGCAGCAATAACAGAAGCCGATGCGAGACGAAACAGTTCTTTTACTGCAAGAAAAGAAAAGCAGCAGCAGGAGTTCCGGCTGCCGCTCTTTCCTACTACTACCATTGGGTCCTTTCCGCAAACAAAAGAAATCCGGGCCTGGAGGGCGCAATGGAAAAAGCAGCAGCTTTCAGATACTGAATATGACCGGCTGCTGAAAGAGGCTGCTCAGGAAGCCATTCGATGGCAGGAAGAAGCAGGCTTAGATGTATTAGTGCACGGCGAATTTGAGCGCAACGATATGGTGGAATATTTTGGAGAGCAACTGGCAGGCTTTGCTTTTACCCAAAACGGATGGGTACAAAGCTATGGCAGCCGCTGTGTAAAGCCACCCGTCATTTATGGCGATATATACCGGCCGGCACCAATGACCGTTGAATGGAGCCGTTATGCCCAGTCCCTTACCCGTAAATGGGTAAAAGGCATGCTGACCGGCCCTGTGACCATTTTGCAGTGGAGCTTTGTGCGGGACGACCAGCCCAGGAGCGTAACGGGCGATCAGATAGCGCTGGCCATCCGGGACGAAGTAATTGATCTGGAAAAAGCGGGGATAAAGATCATCCAGATTGATGAGCCGGCAATAAGGGAAGGACTACCTTTAAGAAAGGAAAACCGCCGGGAGTACCTGGACTGGGCCGTAAGGGCATTCCGCATTGCAGCAAGCGGTGTACAGGATGCAACCCAAATCCATACCCATATGTGCTACTCTGAATTCAATGATATCATTAACAATATTGCAGATATGGATGCCGATGTAATTACTATAGAAACCTCCCGCTCCCAAATGGAATTGCTGGATGCTTTTGCCACTTTTGCATATCCGAATGATATAGGTCCTGGTGTGTACGACATTCATTCGCCCCGTGTTCCCTCAAAACAGGAAATGGTAGCATTGATTGAAAAAGCGCTGCACTATATTCCGGCAGAACGCCTTTGGGTGAACCCGGATTGCGGTTTAAAAACACGCGGATGGAAAGAAACAAAACGGGCGCTTACGGAAATGGTAAACGCAGCCAAAACACTGCGGGAAAAAATACAGCACCCCGTATTGCAATAA
- a CDS encoding cysteine-rich CWC family protein encodes MCKHEQKYCPRCEQPFECKVGSILLCQCSSVILTDAERDFITGLYEDCLCARCLADMKILYHKQTFQSKLKKILGVLYREPHLPR; translated from the coding sequence ATGTGTAAACATGAACAGAAATACTGCCCCCGGTGCGAGCAACCTTTTGAATGCAAGGTGGGCAGTATTTTACTTTGCCAATGCAGTTCTGTAATATTAACAGATGCCGAGCGCGATTTCATCACCGGGCTGTATGAAGATTGCCTGTGCGCCCGATGTCTTGCTGATATGAAAATACTGTATCATAAACAAACCTTTCAAAGTAAACTCAAAAAAATACTGGGCGTTTTATACAGGGAGCCGCATTTACCACGGTGA